From candidate division KSB1 bacterium, a single genomic window includes:
- a CDS encoding amidase — protein sequence MSQPTNTSENTYSQINRRDFFTFLTAMGIIPAVLSGEEIPVQEQETSEITEEVLQYAEKIFGIPFTDDERELMLRSVVSNREKYEKIRQVTIDNAVSPAITFSALLPGMQVKKEKNVFKPSKTKPNIKSMSETDIAFLSVTHLSQLIKSRQISSMDLTKLYLKRLKKYNEKLHCVITFTEELALAQAKKADEEIRVGHYRGPLHGIPWGVKDLFAVKDYRTTWGATPFKEQKFNENATIVERLNEAGAVLLAKTSLGALAWGDVWFGEKTRNPWDPEQGSSGSSAGSASATSAGLVGFSIGTETLGSIVSPCTRCGVTGLRPTFGRVSRYGAMALSWSMDKAGPICRSVEDTALVLHAIHGGDDKDASAVDFPFHWNAKRKVSDLKIGYLKSAFDDANENSKPFNDAVLDVIRKLGVKLIPIEWPDIPYGELGFILSAEAATAFDEITWNKEIDTMVRQGRRTWPNSFRSSRFIPAVEYIQANRLRTMVMQKMAEVMSQVDVVVTPSFGGGTLLLTNLTGHPAVVLPNGFRENGAPVSISFIGNLFKESDLLIAAKAYQDATDFHLQHPKMEV from the coding sequence ATGAGTCAACCGACAAACACTTCAGAAAACACTTATAGCCAAATCAATCGCCGGGATTTCTTTACATTTCTCACTGCTATGGGAATTATTCCCGCTGTTCTTTCCGGCGAAGAGATTCCGGTCCAGGAACAGGAAACCAGCGAAATCACCGAAGAAGTGCTGCAATATGCTGAAAAAATATTCGGCATTCCTTTTACAGATGATGAGCGCGAACTAATGCTTAGAAGTGTTGTTTCTAATCGCGAAAAATATGAAAAAATACGGCAAGTGACTATAGACAATGCTGTTTCTCCGGCCATTACTTTTTCAGCGCTGCTGCCGGGAATGCAGGTAAAAAAAGAGAAAAATGTTTTTAAGCCAAGTAAAACAAAACCCAATATCAAATCGATGTCTGAAACCGATATTGCATTCCTGTCCGTTACACATTTGTCGCAGTTAATCAAAAGCCGGCAAATTTCCTCGATGGATCTGACAAAGCTTTATTTGAAACGGTTGAAAAAATATAACGAGAAACTGCATTGTGTCATCACATTTACCGAAGAGCTGGCTTTGGCACAAGCCAAAAAAGCGGATGAAGAAATTCGGGTCGGCCATTATCGCGGTCCGCTACATGGTATACCCTGGGGTGTAAAGGATTTGTTTGCGGTAAAAGATTATCGGACTACGTGGGGGGCAACTCCTTTCAAAGAACAAAAATTCAATGAAAATGCAACAATTGTGGAGAGATTAAATGAAGCCGGTGCGGTTTTGCTGGCTAAGACTTCTCTAGGTGCATTGGCCTGGGGCGATGTCTGGTTTGGCGAAAAGACCCGGAATCCCTGGGATCCGGAACAAGGCTCCAGCGGTTCTTCGGCGGGTTCCGCATCTGCAACTTCTGCAGGTTTAGTCGGGTTTTCCATCGGGACTGAAACATTGGGATCTATTGTGTCGCCATGTACGCGCTGCGGTGTAACCGGGTTGCGGCCTACATTTGGCCGCGTAAGCCGTTATGGGGCAATGGCGCTGAGCTGGAGCATGGATAAAGCCGGTCCAATTTGCCGGAGTGTTGAAGATACCGCCCTTGTCCTGCATGCCATCCACGGCGGGGATGACAAAGATGCCAGCGCCGTCGATTTTCCGTTTCACTGGAATGCAAAGCGTAAAGTCAGCGATTTAAAAATCGGCTACCTCAAATCCGCCTTCGATGATGCCAATGAAAACAGCAAGCCATTCAACGACGCCGTTCTGGATGTCATACGAAAACTTGGCGTAAAATTGATTCCTATCGAATGGCCGGATATTCCATACGGGGAACTCGGTTTCATTCTTAGCGCCGAGGCGGCAACAGCCTTCGATGAAATTACATGGAATAAAGAAATCGATACCATGGTACGCCAGGGCCGGAGAACCTGGCCGAATTCCTTCCGGTCTTCCAGGTTTATTCCTGCGGTTGAATATATCCAGGCGAATCGATTGCGAACCATGGTCATGCAAAAAATGGCGGAGGTTATGTCCCAGGTAGATGTGGTGGTTACACCTTCATTTGGCGGTGGAACTTTGCTGCTAACCAACCTGACAGGCCATCCGGCTGTGGTCTTGCCTAACGGTTTCCGGGAGAATGGCGCTCCGGTTAGCATCTCCTTTATCGGCAATTTGTTCAAAGAATCGGATTTATTGATCGCGGCAAAAGCCTACCAGGATGCGACTGATTTTCATTTGCAGCATCCGAAGATGGAGGTGTAG
- a CDS encoding Rieske (2Fe-2S) protein, whose protein sequence is MKPSRRNFLQKTATISLAVVCGGVNALLSGCSSYRYAAYTTHERDLVVAKTDFELDPFVLVRYPAFPASIYILKISEDKYSALLLECTHKRCEVRPSPEILICPCHGSEYSNTGEVLKSPAEKELTSFPVRTDNENIYIQIM, encoded by the coding sequence ATGAAACCCAGCCGAAGAAACTTTTTACAAAAAACCGCAACGATTTCATTGGCTGTAGTCTGTGGTGGAGTAAACGCACTGCTATCCGGCTGCAGCAGTTATCGCTATGCGGCTTACACCACCCATGAAAGAGATTTAGTGGTTGCGAAGACGGATTTCGAATTAGATCCTTTTGTCCTGGTGCGGTACCCTGCATTTCCTGCATCCATTTATATCCTGAAAATATCGGAAGACAAATACTCCGCATTATTATTAGAATGCACCCATAAAAGGTGTGAGGTGAGGCCATCTCCGGAGATTTTAATTTGCCCGTGTCATGGCAGTGAATATTCAAATACCGGTGAAGTTTTAAAATCACCGGCGGAAAAAGAATTAACTTCCTTTCCGGTAAGAACTGACAATGAAAACATTTATATCCAAATCATGTGA
- a CDS encoding thiol oxidoreductase — protein MNRLKYLMVGPALFLIWFGCENLLPTAPEPEDVLAEPIPDLTPSQLKDHLIGDEEFGRIFATEDGLGPIFVSNACESCHIGDGKGHPLTTLTRFGRYTNNVWDPMIDQGGPQLQHRAIAGYPPETIPAQATGVTNLMPPAVTGLGYLEAVPDETLLALADPSDSNNDGISGVPNWHTPPDYFEAKEHHIPNNGKYIGRFGKKAGAIDLLNQIVNAYLEDMGITSDFNMNENFNRQAGSLTGDDVEDPEVSASIVRNVVFYVRTLKIPPRRDENDPTVQAGEQVFKQINCVGCHVATLVTTTSDIAALSEVAVHPYTDLLMHDMGPELDDGYTEGTALTFEWRTAPLWGLGLAADSQGSSPFYLHDGRARTLDQAIQLHGGEASNSRSAYNTLSETEKQELFAFLMSL, from the coding sequence ATGAATAGATTAAAATACCTTATGGTAGGGCCTGCCCTTTTCCTGATTTGGTTTGGCTGCGAGAATCTTCTGCCAACTGCGCCTGAACCGGAAGATGTTTTGGCAGAGCCGATTCCGGATTTAACCCCAAGCCAGCTTAAAGATCATTTGATTGGGGATGAGGAATTTGGCCGCATCTTTGCTACGGAAGATGGATTGGGACCCATTTTCGTTTCTAATGCGTGCGAAAGCTGTCACATCGGCGACGGAAAAGGCCATCCTCTTACCACTTTGACAAGATTTGGCAGATATACCAACAATGTCTGGGATCCGATGATAGACCAGGGCGGCCCACAATTGCAGCATCGTGCAATCGCTGGCTATCCTCCTGAGACCATACCGGCACAAGCCACAGGAGTTACAAACTTAATGCCCCCGGCAGTAACGGGTTTGGGATATCTTGAAGCCGTTCCCGATGAGACACTTCTTGCACTGGCTGACCCATCCGACTCAAATAATGATGGAATTTCAGGAGTACCCAATTGGCATACACCGCCGGATTATTTCGAAGCCAAAGAACATCATATTCCCAACAATGGTAAATACATCGGTCGATTTGGTAAGAAAGCAGGAGCTATCGATTTACTTAACCAGATCGTCAATGCTTATCTGGAGGATATGGGAATCACCAGTGATTTCAACATGAATGAGAATTTCAACCGCCAAGCTGGTTCATTAACCGGCGATGATGTAGAAGATCCGGAAGTCAGCGCGAGTATTGTCCGTAATGTGGTTTTCTATGTAAGGACACTTAAAATTCCACCAAGAAGGGATGAGAATGATCCTACAGTTCAGGCTGGTGAACAAGTGTTTAAACAGATCAATTGTGTGGGTTGCCATGTGGCGACTCTGGTCACCACGACATCAGACATAGCAGCATTGAGTGAAGTAGCCGTCCATCCTTATACGGATTTATTGATGCATGATATGGGCCCTGAATTGGACGATGGATATACTGAAGGCACTGCCCTGACTTTTGAATGGAGAACCGCGCCACTCTGGGGGCTGGGGTTAGCGGCTGACTCCCAGGGAAGTTCGCCATTCTATCTTCATGATGGCCGTGCAAGGACCCTGGATCAGGCAATTCAACTCCATGGCGGAGAAGCTTCCAATAGCCGAAGTGCTTATAACACTCTTTCGGAAACTGAAAAGCAAGAGTTATTTGCATTCCTGATGTCATTATAA
- a CDS encoding metal-dependent transcriptional regulator — MITQAIQDYVKAIYKIFMSDGNVTTNSISDRLKVSQASVTGMIKKLDELKLIHHKPYQGVELTDAGKKVAMEIIRHHRLLELYLAEAMEYSWDQVHEEAEKLEHVISEQFEEKIALFLGDPKTDPHGAPIPTKDGVIEKRNLEPLTMAEAGQKVRVKQISDTNPEMLRYLGKLGIYPEVVVNVVERAPFEGPLVVQIGKSRHHLGQALTDNILVTAA; from the coding sequence ATGATCACACAAGCCATTCAAGATTATGTTAAAGCCATTTATAAAATATTTATGAGTGACGGCAATGTGACTACAAATTCCATTTCAGATCGTCTTAAAGTGTCCCAGGCATCCGTCACAGGGATGATTAAAAAATTGGATGAATTGAAACTCATTCATCACAAACCCTACCAGGGGGTGGAATTGACAGACGCAGGCAAAAAGGTTGCCATGGAAATCATTCGGCATCACAGGTTACTAGAACTTTATTTGGCAGAAGCAATGGAGTATTCCTGGGATCAGGTACATGAAGAAGCCGAAAAGCTGGAGCATGTGATTTCCGAACAATTTGAAGAGAAAATAGCGCTGTTTCTTGGTGATCCAAAAACCGATCCTCATGGCGCTCCAATTCCAACCAAAGATGGCGTGATCGAGAAGAGGAACCTGGAGCCCTTAACCATGGCCGAAGCCGGTCAGAAGGTACGGGTAAAACAAATCAGCGATACGAACCCGGAAATGTTGAGATACCTGGGCAAATTAGGAATCTACCCGGAAGTGGTTGTAAATGTGGTTGAAAGAGCGCCCTTCGAGGGACCACTTGTGGTTCAAATTGGAAAAAGCCGGCATCACCTGGGGCAAGCATTGACTGATAATATATTAGTAACTGCTGCTTGA
- a CDS encoding DtxR family transcriptional regulator produces MLVDPLISLFIMAIVIFLLVILFWSDRGLFWKWQRNRKVTKRVLIEDALKHVYDQEYKQLICTLQSISGKLSISGDQTAKLMSRLEALGLVKTQSEGFILTTEGRTYALRMIRTHRLWERYFADETGMPETEWHRKAEELEHKLSRDEIETLAATVGHPSYDPHGDPIPTNSGHLPAKRGVPLVDLGESEFARIIHIEDEPKELYAQLVAMGLQLGMQIQMLEKTPQRVSFVADGVENVLAPVLAANVTVEPLPKDQEVEGPFDSLVSLDVGQKGEVIGISKACRGLQRRRMMDLGIIPGTVIEVEMRSASGDPTSYNIRDASIALRNTHAELIHIKRLEEKN; encoded by the coding sequence TTGTTAGTCGATCCTTTAATTTCATTATTCATTATGGCCATTGTTATATTTCTGTTGGTGATTCTTTTTTGGTCTGATCGTGGACTATTCTGGAAATGGCAGCGTAATAGAAAAGTCACAAAACGTGTTTTAATAGAAGACGCCTTGAAGCATGTGTACGATCAAGAGTATAAACAGTTGATTTGTACGTTACAAAGCATCTCGGGAAAATTATCCATATCTGGAGATCAAACCGCAAAATTGATGAGTCGTTTGGAAGCTTTAGGATTAGTCAAAACCCAGAGTGAAGGCTTTATTCTAACGACTGAAGGCCGAACATATGCATTACGAATGATACGAACCCACCGCTTGTGGGAAAGGTATTTTGCGGATGAAACCGGAATGCCTGAAACCGAATGGCACAGAAAAGCCGAAGAATTAGAACATAAACTGTCCCGTGATGAAATCGAAACGCTCGCAGCTACTGTGGGACATCCCAGCTACGATCCTCATGGCGATCCGATTCCAACGAATTCAGGACACTTGCCTGCCAAACGAGGCGTACCTCTGGTAGATCTGGGTGAAAGCGAATTTGCCCGCATTATCCATATCGAAGATGAACCCAAGGAACTGTACGCACAATTGGTAGCGATGGGTTTGCAACTGGGAATGCAGATCCAAATGTTGGAAAAAACACCGCAACGGGTTTCTTTTGTCGCAGATGGTGTTGAAAATGTCCTGGCTCCGGTTTTGGCTGCTAATGTAACGGTGGAACCTTTACCGAAAGACCAGGAAGTTGAAGGACCTTTCGATTCCCTGGTATCCCTGGATGTTGGTCAAAAAGGCGAAGTGATCGGCATCTCAAAAGCTTGCCGCGGTCTACAGCGTCGCCGCATGATGGACCTGGGGATAATCCCGGGTACCGTCATTGAAGTTGAAATGAGAAGCGCTAGCGGTGATCCAACCAGTTACAATATTCGAGATGCATCCATTGCATTACGCAACACTCATGCAGAATTAATCCATATCAAGCGATTAGAGGAGAAAAATTGA
- a CDS encoding 50S ribosome-binding GTPase: MSKNNHQGCETCPVHNVGNLTKLGVNMKSWDYVVALAGNPNTGKSTVFNSLTGLHQHTGNWPGKTVVRAEGGFVYGEKRYKIVDLPGTYSLLSTSTDEEVARDFILFGKPDVTVIVVDATRLERNLNLVLQVLEITDRAVVCVNLIDEAKRHKLQIDDQKLVKQLGVPVVPTSARSGQGIPELLKAISEVSTGTFVCNPHRIESGSKELKRAINQLTGKIESRFPGLINARWVSLRLLEGDVRMIEAVRTGELGELIKPVEVETIFAVGAA, translated from the coding sequence ATGTCTAAGAATAACCACCAGGGCTGTGAAACCTGTCCGGTCCACAATGTTGGCAATCTCACCAAATTAGGTGTGAATATGAAATCCTGGGATTATGTGGTTGCTTTGGCGGGTAACCCGAATACCGGAAAAAGCACAGTTTTTAACAGTCTTACCGGCTTACATCAACATACTGGCAATTGGCCGGGAAAAACCGTAGTCAGGGCTGAAGGTGGATTTGTTTATGGTGAAAAGCGTTACAAAATTGTCGATCTGCCCGGTACATATTCCCTGCTTTCAACCAGCACGGATGAAGAAGTGGCGCGAGATTTTATTCTGTTCGGAAAACCGGATGTTACCGTGATTGTTGTGGATGCCACGCGACTCGAACGCAATCTTAACTTGGTGCTGCAGGTCCTCGAGATCACGGATCGTGCGGTTGTATGTGTGAACCTCATAGATGAAGCGAAACGTCATAAATTACAGATCGATGATCAGAAGCTGGTTAAACAGTTGGGCGTCCCGGTGGTTCCCACGAGTGCTCGGTCTGGTCAAGGCATACCCGAGCTATTAAAAGCAATAAGCGAAGTGTCCACAGGGACATTTGTCTGTAACCCCCATCGCATTGAGAGTGGTTCGAAAGAGTTGAAGCGTGCAATCAACCAGCTCACTGGAAAAATTGAAAGCAGATTTCCGGGTTTAATCAATGCTCGCTGGGTTTCCTTGCGGCTTCTGGAGGGAGACGTGCGCATGATCGAAGCGGTGCGCACCGGGGAACTGGGTGAATTGATTAAGCCGGTAGAAGTAGAAACCATTTTTGCAGTGGGGGCAGCGTAA
- a CDS encoding ferrous iron transporter B codes for MNQIHQPNEAILAEANSLRWELGENLHDSVIESIYQDAAKIADQVVTKTGEKLKFNWERTLDNLLTSRLTGFPIMLLLLTAVFWITIAGANVPSKMLAVLLIDNFHPVLKSLAAGIGMPWWLDGLLIDGTYLAGAWVVSVMLPPMAIFFPLFTLLEDFGYLPRVVFNLDNLFKKAGAHGKQALTMSMGYGCNAAGIIATRIIDSPRERLIAIITNNFALCNGRWPTQILIATLFIGVLAPTGLASLVSASAVVSIAVLGIFLTFVTSWFLSRTMLKGEASSFSLELPPYRPPRILRTLYTSLIDRTIIVLWRAVVFAVPAGAVIWLLSNIQVADVSLAEHIMSFMDPFGILIGLNGVILLAYIVAIPANEIVIPTILMLTVLGAKQLSGFGAGDGVMFELNDMDAYMSVLKAGGWTLLTAVNLMLFSLLHNPCSTTLYTIYKETGSKKWTAVSALLPVVMGLALCFIVAQVWRLVAG; via the coding sequence ATGAATCAAATACATCAGCCAAACGAAGCCATACTCGCCGAAGCCAATAGCCTGCGCTGGGAATTGGGAGAGAATTTGCATGATTCTGTCATCGAATCGATCTACCAGGATGCCGCCAAGATTGCAGACCAGGTTGTGACAAAAACAGGCGAGAAGCTGAAATTCAACTGGGAGCGAACTCTCGACAACCTGCTCACCAGCCGCCTAACCGGATTCCCAATCATGCTGTTATTGCTAACTGCTGTTTTCTGGATTACGATTGCCGGTGCGAATGTGCCTTCCAAGATGTTGGCCGTCCTTTTGATCGATAACTTCCATCCGGTGCTGAAAAGTCTGGCTGCCGGCATCGGCATGCCCTGGTGGCTGGATGGACTTCTGATCGACGGCACCTACTTGGCCGGGGCCTGGGTGGTCAGCGTCATGCTGCCGCCGATGGCCATATTCTTTCCGTTGTTCACATTACTGGAAGATTTCGGCTACCTGCCTCGGGTGGTTTTTAATCTCGACAATCTGTTCAAGAAAGCCGGAGCACATGGCAAGCAGGCTTTAACGATGTCCATGGGATATGGCTGCAATGCGGCAGGCATTATCGCCACAAGAATCATCGATAGTCCCAGAGAGCGCTTAATTGCCATCATCACCAATAATTTTGCCCTGTGCAACGGCCGCTGGCCGACCCAGATTCTGATCGCTACCCTGTTTATCGGAGTGTTGGCGCCGACGGGACTCGCCAGCCTGGTTTCGGCATCCGCCGTGGTAAGCATTGCCGTTCTGGGAATATTTCTGACCTTTGTCACTTCGTGGTTTTTGTCCCGAACCATGCTGAAGGGCGAAGCATCATCTTTCAGCCTGGAGCTTCCGCCGTACCGGCCGCCGCGAATCTTGCGTACATTATACACATCCCTAATCGATAGAACCATTATCGTGCTCTGGCGGGCGGTGGTTTTCGCCGTGCCGGCGGGGGCGGTCATTTGGCTTCTTTCGAATATTCAGGTAGCCGACGTCAGCCTTGCGGAACACATCATGAGTTTTATGGACCCCTTCGGCATCTTAATAGGGCTGAACGGCGTGATCCTGCTCGCCTATATCGTTGCCATTCCCGCGAATGAAATCGTCATTCCTACCATACTCATGTTAACAGTATTGGGCGCCAAACAACTCTCTGGTTTCGGCGCAGGAGACGGCGTTATGTTTGAGTTAAATGATATGGATGCTTATATGTCGGTGTTAAAGGCAGGCGGCTGGACTTTGTTAACTGCCGTCAATCTAATGTTGTTCAGCCTTTTGCATAATCCTTGCTCCACTACGTTATACACAATCTATAAGGAAACCGGCAGCAAAAAATGGACTGCGGTTTCTGCTCTTCTTCCTGTAGTCATGGGATTAGCTTTGTGCTTTATAGTAGCCCAGGTATGGAGGTTGGTAGCGGGATAA
- a CDS encoding BrnT family toxin has translation MNEDDSKNEQNIKTHNVSFYEAQKDFADTNRIILTDETHSQSEAKYYCIGKVTDGRVTIRFTYRNEIIRIIGAGYWRKGKKIYEEENKIYE, from the coding sequence TTGAATGAGGATGATAGTAAAAACGAACAAAATATAAAAACACACAACGTTTCATTTTATGAAGCACAAAAAGATTTTGCGGACACAAATCGTATTATTTTAACAGATGAAACACATAGTCAAAGCGAAGCTAAGTATTATTGTATTGGAAAAGTCACAGATGGTAGAGTAACTATACGATTTACTTATCGAAATGAAATAATTAGAATAATTGGAGCAGGTTATTGGAGGAAAGGGAAAAAAATATATGAAGAAGAAAATAAAATATACGAATGA
- a CDS encoding CopG family transcriptional regulator, translating into MKKKIKYTNETMDNVRVVSDFLPSPEQLAFKQETVKITITLTKNSVEYFKSIASKYNTQYQKMIRGLLDEYVNKHKQAP; encoded by the coding sequence ATGAAGAAGAAAATAAAATATACGAATGAAACTATGGACAATGTAAGAGTAGTATCAGACTTTTTGCCCTCTCCGGAGCAATTGGCATTTAAGCAAGAGACTGTTAAAATTACTATCACTTTGACCAAAAACAGTGTGGAGTATTTTAAAAGCATCGCCTCCAAATACAATACTCAATACCAAAAAATGATTCGTGGATTATTAGACGAATATGTAAATAAACATAAACAGGCACCATAA
- a CDS encoding PQQ-binding-like beta-propeller repeat protein — protein sequence MRTKLLFFILTLILLLGFTQSTIASDWPSWRGPTMNGVSPETGLISNWSVDGENLIWRADFISRSTPIVMNGKVYVFGRSGNGITKQERVACFDAENGKLLWEHHHNVYNTAVPHKRVAWSSMAGDPETGNVYVIGGGGLFYCFSENGKVLWHRKMIDEFNVRTGYGGRTVSPIVDEDLVIIAFVSSSWGSHAPPFMRYYAFDKRTGEVRWVSAPGGRFTNPNVYSTPVVANINGERLLISGNADGGVYAMKVRTGEKVWQYKFSKRGLHSSVIVDGNIVFAAHGEENFDTPVMGRVVAIDATGKGDITKTHEIWRIDGMEVGFTSLLLNDGRLYFVDNSANLFAVDAKTGKEIWDINLGTVGKASPVWADNKIFYPEVNGRFRILEPGQEECKILDSENLTMPDGRYAELYGSPAVAYGRVYFASEEGVYCLGNKNTKFTSTSPKMPKTEWQAPKNSEAAYIQVVPADVFLYSGNKNEFKVRAYDDKRRFIKEVEATWSLKGLGGSINNKGEYMPASKSMGLVGFVEATYNDLKSQARVRLFSKLPWSLDFESIDVDKNPAYWLGAGSARSPATKFIVKDLNGNKVLNKPVSVRGLQRGIIYIGPPDLSNYTMQVDVMSEKLKRKISDIGLINSGYTIDLMGTRQKIEIRSWMSEVRMAKNVTFRWQPDTWYTIKFSVDATGDKAMVKAKVWKKSDREPNEWTLKVEDPLPIHKGAPGMHAFSKTNVYFDNLKIINN from the coding sequence ATGCGAACCAAGCTTCTTTTCTTCATATTAACCCTAATTTTGCTTTTAGGATTCACTCAATCGACTATAGCTTCCGACTGGCCGAGTTGGCGCGGACCAACCATGAACGGCGTCTCTCCTGAAACCGGCTTGATTTCAAACTGGTCTGTGGATGGTGAAAATCTAATATGGCGTGCTGATTTCATTAGCCGCTCTACACCGATAGTAATGAATGGCAAAGTTTATGTTTTTGGCAGAAGTGGAAATGGAATTACCAAACAAGAACGTGTTGCCTGTTTCGATGCTGAAAACGGCAAATTACTTTGGGAACATCATCATAATGTTTATAATACTGCGGTGCCTCACAAACGAGTCGCTTGGTCTAGTATGGCAGGAGACCCGGAAACCGGAAATGTATATGTTATTGGAGGTGGCGGACTTTTTTATTGCTTTAGCGAAAACGGAAAAGTTCTTTGGCATCGGAAGATGATCGATGAATTTAATGTCCGCACAGGTTATGGCGGCCGTACGGTATCTCCAATCGTAGATGAAGATCTTGTAATTATTGCATTCGTTAGCTCAAGTTGGGGCAGCCATGCACCACCATTTATGAGGTATTATGCATTTGATAAACGAACAGGAGAGGTTAGATGGGTCTCCGCACCAGGAGGAAGATTTACCAATCCGAATGTTTACTCCACTCCGGTTGTCGCTAACATTAATGGAGAACGTCTTTTAATCAGTGGCAATGCCGATGGGGGTGTTTATGCCATGAAAGTTCGTACTGGCGAGAAAGTCTGGCAGTATAAATTCAGTAAACGTGGATTACACTCATCTGTAATTGTTGATGGCAATATTGTTTTTGCCGCACATGGAGAAGAGAATTTTGATACTCCTGTTATGGGAAGAGTTGTTGCAATTGATGCTACTGGTAAGGGTGACATAACCAAAACCCATGAGATCTGGCGTATCGATGGGATGGAAGTTGGTTTTACCTCTCTGCTGTTGAATGATGGCCGATTGTACTTCGTTGATAATTCAGCCAATTTGTTTGCCGTTGATGCGAAAACAGGTAAAGAAATATGGGATATTAATTTAGGAACGGTTGGCAAAGCTTCGCCGGTTTGGGCAGATAACAAAATATTCTATCCTGAGGTGAATGGTAGATTCCGTATTTTAGAACCTGGCCAGGAAGAATGTAAGATACTGGATTCAGAAAATTTAACCATGCCAGATGGCCGTTACGCAGAGCTATATGGTTCTCCTGCAGTCGCTTATGGGCGCGTTTACTTTGCATCGGAAGAAGGGGTCTATTGTCTTGGAAATAAAAATACGAAGTTTACTTCAACATCACCCAAAATGCCTAAAACTGAGTGGCAAGCTCCTAAAAATTCGGAAGCCGCTTATATACAAGTTGTGCCTGCAGATGTATTTTTGTATTCAGGAAATAAAAACGAATTTAAAGTAAGAGCTTACGATGATAAAAGAAGGTTTATAAAAGAGGTTGAAGCAACCTGGAGTTTGAAAGGTTTGGGAGGATCGATAAACAACAAAGGGGAATATATGCCAGCATCAAAATCAATGGGTTTGGTAGGTTTTGTTGAAGCAACTTATAACGACTTAAAAAGTCAAGCAAGAGTTAGGTTGTTTTCGAAATTACCATGGTCACTAGATTTCGAATCCATCGATGTGGATAAGAATCCAGCTTATTGGCTTGGCGCTGGAAGCGCTCGGTCTCCGGCGACAAAGTTTATTGTGAAAGATCTAAATGGCAATAAAGTCCTCAACAAACCAGTCTCTGTGAGAGGTCTCCAAAGAGGTATTATTTACATCGGCCCACCCGACTTGAGTAATTATACGATGCAGGTTGACGTTATGAGTGAAAAATTAAAAAGAAAGATATCGGATATCGGTCTAATCAATAGTGGCTACACAATTGATTTAATGGGGACGAGACAAAAGATTGAAATCCGTTCATGGATGTCTGAAGTGAGAATGGCAAAAAATGTGACTTTCCGTTGGCAGCCGGACACCTGGTACACCATCAAGTTTTCAGTGGATGCAACGGGTGATAAAGCGATGGTAAAGGCAAAGGTATGGAAGAAGAGTGATCGTGAACCCAATGAATGGACCCTAAAAGTAGAAGATCCATTACCCATTCATAAAGGCGCCCCGGGGATGCACGCTTTTTCAAAAACAAATGTATATTTTGACAACTTAAAAATTATAAATAACTAA